A single region of the Desulfotignum phosphitoxidans DSM 13687 genome encodes:
- a CDS encoding ABC transporter substrate-binding protein — MRQKTFFSLVLALTAVLCFSAMTFAGTLTDIVKRGELRVAVQSGAAPYAFVDKHGEHAGSMIDFTKGMADAMGVKLVVLDFDWDGLIPALLSGKADILAADMTPTLKRALKITFTDPWIEVQPCIFTRPDTDFQTLEDVNKKGVTVGVLLGSTGETMAKQYMPNAEIKSYKGGGRMVVQALIAGHVDAGVNDDLAVLTVLPDFPPNSVRLLEKRLGQGKDPLAFAVNHDSVNLWQWINLYFKTIRADGTYDKNIAYWMEGTDWKKDH; from the coding sequence ATGCGTCAGAAAACATTTTTCTCACTGGTCCTGGCACTGACCGCTGTTCTGTGCTTCAGCGCCATGACTTTTGCCGGTACCCTCACAGACATTGTCAAACGCGGAGAACTTCGGGTGGCCGTGCAGTCCGGTGCCGCCCCCTATGCGTTTGTGGACAAACACGGTGAGCACGCCGGTTCCATGATCGATTTTACCAAAGGCATGGCCGATGCCATGGGCGTCAAACTGGTGGTCCTGGATTTTGACTGGGATGGGTTGATTCCGGCCCTGCTGTCCGGCAAGGCGGATATCCTGGCGGCCGACATGACTCCCACCCTGAAACGGGCATTGAAAATCACCTTTACCGATCCCTGGATTGAGGTGCAGCCCTGCATCTTCACCCGTCCTGATACCGACTTCCAGACCCTTGAAGATGTGAACAAAAAAGGGGTCACCGTGGGCGTGCTCTTAGGGTCCACCGGCGAGACCATGGCCAAACAGTACATGCCCAATGCCGAGATCAAATCCTACAAAGGCGGGGGCCGCATGGTGGTCCAGGCCCTGATCGCAGGACATGTGGATGCCGGGGTCAACGATGACCTGGCCGTGCTCACAGTGCTGCCCGATTTTCCGCCCAATTCCGTGCGCCTGCTGGAAAAGCGCCTGGGACAGGGCAAAGACCCCCTGGCCTTTGCCGTGAACCACGATTCGGTCAATCTGTGGCAGTGGATCAACCTGTACTTCAAGACCATCCGGGCCGACGGCACCTATGACAAAAATATTGCCTACTGGATGGAAGGAACGGACTGGAAAAAAGACCATTGA
- a CDS encoding saccharopine dehydrogenase family protein, whose translation MKVLVLGGCGIQGRTALHDLASDDQVTEVICADAQFDALSKINPFTPMEKIILTTIDAKNADDLVNVMKPVDVVIDLLPKEFAEPVNQAALTAKVSVVNTNYMYDPGDMHDKAAAAGIAILPECGLDPGIDLVLYGSALRRFDTLTGIKSYCGGFPEKSACTNPLNYKTSWIWRGVLSSTKRDSTFIVDGKRINIPGARQHDVANIHSVEFPGLGTLEAIPNGNAAFFTDRMGLADTIVNTGRYSLRWPGWAAIWRPLKDLGFLDETPVSGLGDGTISPMDFMDKFLAPRLVYQDNEKDLVAMLNIFEGVMTGKKMRLTSTLLFERDLDTGLMAMSKGVAYSAVTAAKMIANKQITDTGVLSPMFHIPEAPFLESLKKRGITVTETLEEIRD comes from the coding sequence ATGAAAGTGCTTGTCTTAGGCGGATGCGGCATTCAGGGCCGTACCGCACTGCACGACCTGGCTTCAGATGATCAGGTCACGGAAGTGATCTGTGCGGATGCGCAGTTTGACGCGCTGTCCAAAATCAACCCCTTTACTCCCATGGAAAAAATCATCCTGACAACCATTGATGCGAAAAACGCCGATGATCTGGTCAATGTGATGAAACCGGTGGATGTGGTGATCGATCTGCTGCCAAAGGAGTTTGCCGAGCCGGTGAACCAGGCGGCCCTGACAGCAAAAGTGTCGGTGGTGAACACCAATTACATGTATGACCCCGGCGACATGCACGATAAAGCCGCCGCCGCCGGCATCGCCATCCTGCCTGAGTGCGGCCTGGATCCAGGCATCGATCTGGTGCTGTACGGCAGTGCGTTGCGGCGGTTCGACACCTTGACCGGCATCAAATCTTACTGCGGCGGATTTCCCGAAAAAAGCGCGTGCACCAATCCTTTGAATTATAAAACCTCCTGGATCTGGCGGGGGGTTCTCAGTTCCACCAAGCGGGACTCCACTTTTATCGTTGACGGCAAACGGATAAATATCCCCGGCGCACGCCAGCATGACGTAGCCAACATCCATTCCGTGGAATTTCCCGGCCTGGGCACTCTTGAAGCGATTCCCAACGGCAATGCCGCGTTTTTCACCGACCGCATGGGCCTCGCTGACACCATTGTGAACACGGGCCGGTATTCTTTGCGCTGGCCGGGATGGGCTGCGATCTGGCGCCCTCTCAAGGATCTGGGTTTCCTGGACGAAACCCCGGTGTCCGGCCTGGGAGACGGCACCATATCTCCCATGGATTTCATGGACAAATTCCTGGCCCCCCGCCTGGTTTATCAGGACAATGAAAAAGACCTGGTGGCCATGCTCAACATATTTGAAGGCGTCATGACCGGCAAAAAAATGCGGCTCACATCCACCCTGCTCTTTGAACGGGATCTGGACACGGGCCTGATGGCCATGAGCAAGGGCGTGGCATATTCCGCCGTCACCGCCGCCAAAATGATCGCAAACAAACAGATCACCGACACCGGGGTGTTGTCTCCCATGTTCCATATTCCTGAAGCCCCTTTTCTGGAAAGCCTGAAAAAAAGAGGCATTACCGTGACGGAAACCCTGGAGGAAATCCGGGATTAA
- a CDS encoding methyl-accepting chemotaxis protein yields MIVFKEMTLGKRIAFGIALMLVLMLVVGGAGYYGLSRVDAVMKLYTQVNSLQTLAAAFRDESNKYMLYEMQDDTPGREAASDAAFSLLGEGDVMLARLESVPGITSEEAQDIASARDAMNTYKEHFEAYISANTVKTELAGQAGSEFEEIFKEVEEAEFWKDEMALTARIMSNYTLSYFNRASDANWEALVQSIDEFAAARNDWAEKTSNSEMLQERAEKIKQALETYVGSVNAYRDQVLLQDNLRNAMDQEQDALFTACGNLAESAETKLQSQAGLSSKVILITMLAALIIGIVYAAVSIKRIVGKINRVINGVMEGTDQMVSSSEHIAQDGQELSDGASRQAASIEETSSSLEEIASMVKQNAENAGKAKEMTREVEHIVEEVDRHMTDMSVAIKEISDSSKETDKIVKTIDEISFQTNLLALNAAVEAARAGEAGAGFAVVAEEVRNLAMRAADAAKSTAVLIGNTMKSVEKGSRFTQATQDSFKTNKEISSKVGALVDEIAEASREQAEGIESVSQAVTDMDSVVQQNAANAEESASAAEQMNAQANQMKEYLNELVVLIRRNKENTRSRNGGGSENTRKLEQEFSGEEPSLLALTAAPSGDRLNSLDRKTGENQ; encoded by the coding sequence ATGATTGTTTTTAAAGAAATGACTTTGGGAAAGAGGATTGCGTTTGGAATCGCATTGATGCTGGTGTTGATGCTGGTAGTGGGGGGGGCCGGGTATTACGGCCTGAGCCGTGTGGATGCCGTGATGAAGCTTTATACCCAGGTGAATTCACTTCAAACACTGGCAGCCGCTTTCAGAGATGAATCAAATAAATACATGCTTTATGAGATGCAGGACGATACCCCGGGCAGAGAAGCGGCCTCTGACGCGGCTTTTTCCCTTCTTGGGGAAGGGGATGTCATGCTGGCCCGCCTGGAATCAGTACCGGGAATCACTTCCGAGGAAGCACAGGACATTGCTTCGGCCAGGGATGCCATGAATACTTACAAAGAGCATTTTGAAGCATATATATCGGCAAACACGGTCAAAACCGAGCTGGCCGGACAGGCGGGGTCAGAATTTGAAGAAATCTTCAAAGAGGTGGAAGAAGCCGAGTTCTGGAAAGATGAAATGGCCCTTACCGCCAGAATCATGTCCAATTACACGTTGTCTTATTTTAACAGGGCATCGGATGCCAACTGGGAAGCACTGGTGCAAAGCATTGATGAATTTGCTGCGGCCAGGAATGACTGGGCGGAAAAAACATCCAACAGCGAAATGCTCCAAGAACGGGCAGAAAAAATCAAACAGGCTCTGGAGACGTATGTGGGATCAGTGAATGCATACCGGGATCAGGTCTTGCTTCAGGACAACCTGAGAAACGCCATGGATCAGGAGCAAGATGCTTTGTTCACCGCGTGCGGAAATCTGGCAGAATCCGCAGAAACAAAATTGCAGTCCCAGGCCGGTCTTTCCAGCAAAGTCATTTTAATCACCATGCTGGCGGCTCTGATTATCGGGATTGTTTATGCAGCCGTTTCCATTAAAAGAATCGTGGGTAAAATCAACAGGGTGATCAATGGGGTGATGGAAGGGACGGATCAAATGGTCAGCTCCTCCGAACATATTGCCCAGGACGGCCAGGAACTTTCCGACGGCGCGTCACGACAGGCGGCATCCATTGAGGAAACTTCCTCGTCACTGGAAGAGATCGCTTCCATGGTGAAGCAGAATGCGGAAAACGCGGGCAAAGCCAAAGAAATGACCCGGGAGGTCGAGCACATCGTGGAAGAGGTGGATCGCCATATGACAGATATGAGCGTTGCCATCAAAGAGATTTCCGACTCGAGTAAGGAAACGGACAAGATTGTCAAAACCATTGATGAGATTTCCTTTCAGACCAATCTGCTGGCATTGAACGCTGCCGTGGAGGCAGCCCGGGCCGGTGAGGCCGGGGCCGGATTCGCGGTCGTGGCCGAAGAAGTAAGAAACCTGGCCATGCGTGCCGCAGATGCCGCAAAAAGCACAGCCGTGCTCATCGGCAATACCATGAAATCCGTGGAAAAAGGCAGCCGGTTCACCCAGGCCACCCAGGACTCGTTTAAGACCAACAAGGAAATCTCTTCTAAAGTGGGGGCGCTGGTGGATGAGATCGCCGAGGCCTCCAGAGAGCAGGCTGAAGGAATCGAAAGCGTCAGTCAGGCAGTGACCGATATGGACAGTGTGGTACAGCAGAATGCTGCCAACGCGGAAGAATCAGCCAGTGCGGCGGAGCAGATGAATGCCCAGGCCAATCAAATGAAAGAATATCTCAATGAGCTGGTGGTCCTGATCAGACGGAACAAAGAAAACACCCGCAGCCGTAATGGGGGTGGTTCTGAAAATACCCGGAAACTGGAGCAGGAATTTTCCGGTGAAGAGCCATCACTTCTGGCCTTGACTGCTGCACCCAGTGGTGACCGTCTCAATTCTTTGGACAGAAAAACTGGGGAAAATCAGTGA